A stretch of the Apteryx mantelli isolate bAptMan1 chromosome 3, bAptMan1.hap1, whole genome shotgun sequence genome encodes the following:
- the CFAP36 gene encoding cilia- and flagella-associated protein 36 — translation MAAEEEAEVEWVVDSIAGFLRGPAWSVPILEFMEQKCEVFDDEEESKLSYTEIYQEYQALVEKLIEGYLKEVGISEEKFQEAFSSPLAKTHTSQAILQTVLAAEDFRLFKEMMVQKNIEMQLQAIRIIKERNGVLPDCLTDGSDVFSEIEQQEMKILREVLRKSKEEYEIEQERKRTEEALDKFKSADVTYSFPRDSREAVKVKESVEGADDFEGTPQFSLEESQKSARRDLKPVHLLQKGTESMSQPSCTKVKEDTKKRAAGKDSENAAREAGIEGLNLAELEEHHLRQREDYLKKKRDMLMATKKESRNNVLSPTSTDQKNEELSPKETMSEEKQRLLQKRKMLAEKLKEEVINKR, via the exons atgGCGGCAGAGGAGGAGGCCGAGGTGGAGTGGGTGGTGGATAGCATCGCCGGCTTCCTGCGGGGGCCCGCCTGGTCCGTCCCCATCCTGGAGTTCATGGAGCAGAAATGCGAGG TTTTTGATGatgaagaagaaagcaagttGTCTTACACAGAAATTTATCAGGAGTACCAAGCTTTG GTTGAAAAATTAATAGAAGGCTATCTTAAAGAAGTTGGAATTAGTGAAGAGAAATTTCAAGAAGCTTTTTCATCTCCTCTTGCAAAGACACACACTTCACAG GCCATTTTGCAAACAGTGTTGGCAGCAGAAGATTTCAGACTATTTAAAGAAATGATGGTACAGAAAAATATTGAAATGCAATTGCAAGCTATTAGAatcattaaagaaagaaatg GTGTGTTGCCTGACTGTTTGACAGATGGTTCTGATGTATTCAGTGAAATTGAACAACAAGAAATGAAAATCCTCAGGGAGGTTCTAAG GAAGTCTAAGGAAGAATATGAAAtagagcaagaaaggaaaaggacTGAAGAG gCACTTGATAAATTTAAATCAGCAGACGTTACATACAGTTTTCCAAGAGATTCCAGAGAAGCTGTAAAAGTTAAGGAGTCCGTGGAGGGAGCTGATGATTTTGAAGGAACTCCACAATTTTCATTAG AGGAATCACAGAAATCTGCAAGGAGAGATTTAAAACCAGTACACCTGTTACAAAAAGGAACAGAGAGCATGTCTCAACCTTCATGTACCAAAGTGAAAGAAGATACCAAGAAAAGGGCAGCTGGAAAAGATTCAGAAAATGCAGCACGAGAAGCTGGGATCGAAGGACTC aattTAGCAGAGCTTGAAGAACACCACCTGAGGCAACGAGAGGACTACTTAAAGAAAAAACGAGATATGCTGATGGCTACGAAGAAAGAGTCAAGAAATAATGTACTGTCACCGACAAGTACTGACCAGAAAAATGAGGAATTATCTCCTAAAGAG